From one Lolium rigidum isolate FL_2022 chromosome 4, APGP_CSIRO_Lrig_0.1, whole genome shotgun sequence genomic stretch:
- the LOC124648162 gene encoding probable GABA transporter 2, whose protein sequence is MADNSGGNPFLVSPSTGHRATRSSSFSFSSSASGAVADEAGTHHRASGAGDGKAAGAEADAGAAFVLESKGTWWLGLGVLTALGAISFYTYYIMSRVLDHCEAAGRRHIRFRDLAADIFGSGWAFYLVVAVQTAINTGTTIGSILLAANCVEILYSSLRTDGPLKLYHFILLIAVVLALLSQMPSFHSLRYINLGSLLLSLGYTILLSAACIRAGLSSNAPTKDYSLSTSKSEKTFDAFLSVAILAAAYGNGILPEIQATLAPPAAGKMAKALVICYSVASFTFYLPAITGYWAFGKTVRSNAMQSLMPETGPSLAPTWLLGLAVVLVLLQLLAIALLYAQVAYEVMEKMLADPTQGRFSQRNLMPRLALRTIYVAFCAFVAAALPFFGAIVGVIGSVGFIPLDFVIPVVMYNMAVSPPRRSLVYITNFVIMVVFTGVGVIGAIASVRKLVLNAGRFKLFSDHAFN, encoded by the exons ATGGCTGACAACAGCGGAGGCAACCCATTCCTTGTCTCGCCGTCAACGGGCCACCGCGCCACGcggtcctcctccttctccttttcatcctcggcctccggcgccgtcgccgaTGAAGCCGGGACTCACCACCGCGCGTCCGGCGCCGGCGACGGCAAGGCGGCGGGAGCGGAGGCGGACGCGGGGGCAGCGTTCGTGCTGGAGTCGAAGGGGACGTGGT GGCTGGGGCTCGGGGTGCTCACCGCCCTCGGAGCCATCTCCTTCTACACCTACTACATCATGTCCAGGGTGCTCGACCACTGCGAGGCCGCCGGCCGTCGCCACATCCGATTCCGAGACCTCGCCGCCGACATCTTTG GATCTGGATGGGCGTTCTACCTGGTGGTGGCCGTGCAGACTGCAATCAACACCGGAACAACCATTGGCAGCATCTTGCTCGCCGCCAACTGTGTAGAG ATTCTGTATTCGAGCTTGAGAACTGATGGCCCTTTGAAACTGTACCATTTCATCCTTCTTATCGCCGTCGTGTTGGCTTTACTATCCCAAATGCCGTCATTTCACTCTCTCCGCTACATCAACCTCGGCTCGCTGCTCCTTAGCTTGGGCTACACCATCCTCCTTTCCGCCGCCTGCATTCGGGCAG GTCTCTCGAGCAATGCTCCGACGAAGGATTACTCGCTGAGCACTTCCAAGTCGGAGAAAACATTTGACGCCTTCCTCTCCGTCGCCATCCTAGCTGCCGCGTATGGCaacggcatcctgccggagatcCAAGCCACGCTAGCGCCACCGGCCGCTGGGAAGATGGCGAAGGCGCTTGTGATCTGCTACTCGGTAGCGTCCTTCACCTTCTACCTACCGGCCATCACCGGCTACTGGGCCTTTGGCAAGACGGTGCGGTCCAACGCCATGCAGAGCTTGATGCCCGAGACGGGGCCCTCGCTAGCACCGACATGGCTTCTCGGCCTTGCCGTTGTGCtcgtcctcctccagctcctcgcCATCGCGTTGTTGTACGCGCAAGTGGCGTACGAggtgatggagaagatgctggcaGACCCGACGCAAGGGAGGTTCTCACAGCGGAACCTCATGCCAAGGTTGGCACTGAGGACCATCTATGTGGCGTTCTGCGCGTttgtggcggcggcgctgccgttCTTCGGTGCCATTGTGGGCGTGATTGGGTCCGTGGGGTTCATCCCGCTCGACTTCGTGATTCCCGTCGTCATGTACAACATGGCCGTGTCTCCACCTAGGAGGTCGCTGGTGTACATAACCAATTTTGTGATCATGGTTGTGTTCACCGGCGTCGGGGTCATTGGCGCCATCGCCTCCGTTCGGAAACTTGTGCTCAACGCCGGGCGGTTCAAGCTCTTCAGCGACCATGCCTTCAACTGA